The following are encoded together in the Capsulimonas corticalis genome:
- a CDS encoding LacI family DNA-binding transcriptional regulator, with translation MSKQAASASMREVAKVAGVSRTAVYHVVNNRPGEVSQDTRARILKAIRDIGYTPPPRAKANDERKIEIVGFVITASAATLTMHGYHQAVFHPVLRAAEAHGINITVFTGDMFGVDTSDKVRLYCDGRCDGMILTALRAESSLPHVLAERGSPFVIVGSANEYGYGYTVDVDNEHGVTTLVEYLLGLGHRRMAFRPGPDFVQPALARAATFFHLAEERGFEAVVIPGWERSCHTDDTLAWAKAILSLPAEKRPTAIVAWNDEAAVEIIRYAREIGIEIPKDISVVGFDDVMDYGALQPALTTYRQPLDVIGAEAVALLHRQFQSGFEPGDILVRGTLTERLSAGPPPSVLSNQLTGR, from the coding sequence GTGAGCAAGCAAGCAGCTTCGGCAAGCATGCGCGAAGTCGCCAAAGTCGCGGGCGTCTCGCGCACAGCGGTCTATCATGTCGTTAATAATCGGCCAGGTGAGGTCAGCCAGGACACCCGCGCGCGTATTCTCAAAGCGATCCGTGATATCGGCTATACGCCGCCGCCGCGCGCGAAGGCGAATGACGAGCGCAAAATCGAAATCGTCGGTTTCGTGATCACCGCGTCGGCGGCGACCTTGACGATGCACGGGTACCATCAGGCCGTCTTCCATCCCGTTCTGCGCGCGGCGGAAGCCCACGGCATCAACATTACGGTCTTTACGGGCGATATGTTCGGCGTGGACACATCGGACAAGGTTCGCCTGTACTGCGATGGGCGATGCGACGGGATGATCCTGACGGCGCTCCGCGCCGAGTCATCTCTGCCCCACGTTCTCGCCGAGCGCGGCTCTCCCTTTGTCATCGTCGGATCGGCCAACGAGTACGGTTACGGATATACCGTCGATGTGGACAATGAGCACGGCGTCACGACGCTGGTGGAGTATCTGCTCGGCCTTGGGCATCGTCGCATGGCGTTCCGTCCCGGACCGGATTTCGTCCAGCCGGCGCTCGCCAGGGCCGCGACGTTCTTCCATCTCGCCGAAGAACGCGGCTTCGAAGCCGTCGTCATTCCTGGCTGGGAGCGATCCTGTCATACGGACGACACGCTTGCCTGGGCAAAAGCGATCCTGTCGCTTCCCGCCGAGAAACGACCGACCGCGATTGTCGCCTGGAACGACGAAGCGGCCGTCGAGATCATCCGGTACGCCCGGGAGATCGGGATCGAAATCCCCAAAGACATCTCCGTGGTCGGATTCGACGACGTCATGGACTACGGCGCCTTGCAGCCGGCCCTGACGACCTACCGTCAGCCGCTCGACGTGATCGGTGCCGAAGCAGTCGCGCTCCTCCACCGCCAATTCCAGAGCGGATTCGAACCCGGCGACATCCTCGTACGCGGAACACTCACCGAACGCCTCTCCGCCGGCCCGCCGCCAAGCGTCTTATCAAACCAACTCACGGGGCGCTGA